Proteins co-encoded in one Acidovorax sp. 69 genomic window:
- a CDS encoding energy transducer TonB, with protein MSHPDRFATPGGVSRNAVIVGSVVALHVAGLWALQSGLLRRAAEIIVPAELLSEFIAPPAPKIAPPPPPVPPPPKPAPKVAPRPAPMPVAIADPTPAPNAPTGVTTPQPPAPPMDAPVVAPSPTPAPPAPPSPPAPPRIELPSSDAAYLNNPKPSYPAISKRMGEQGKVVLRVLIGTDGLPQKVEISKSSGFDRLDRQAQEAVMRWRFVPGKRNGVAETMWNLVPVNFVLE; from the coding sequence ATGTCTCACCCTGATCGTTTCGCCACCCCCGGGGGTGTCAGCCGCAATGCCGTGATCGTGGGTTCCGTGGTGGCTTTGCATGTGGCGGGCCTGTGGGCACTGCAGTCGGGGCTCTTGCGCCGCGCGGCAGAAATCATCGTGCCCGCCGAGTTGCTGAGCGAATTCATCGCCCCGCCCGCGCCCAAGATCGCCCCTCCACCACCGCCGGTGCCCCCGCCACCCAAACCCGCCCCCAAGGTGGCGCCACGCCCAGCCCCCATGCCCGTGGCCATTGCCGACCCCACACCCGCGCCCAATGCGCCGACGGGCGTCACCACGCCACAACCCCCTGCGCCCCCCATGGATGCACCGGTGGTGGCGCCCTCGCCCACACCTGCGCCACCGGCGCCGCCTTCACCGCCTGCACCGCCCAGGATCGAGCTGCCGTCCAGTGATGCGGCCTACCTGAACAACCCCAAGCCCAGCTACCCCGCCATCAGCAAGCGCATGGGTGAGCAAGGCAAGGTCGTGCTGCGCGTGCTGATTGGCACCGACGGCCTGCCGCAGAAGGTGGAAATCAGCAAGTCCAGCGGTTTCGACCGGCTGGACCGCCAGGCCCAGGAGGCCGTCATGCGCTGGCGCTTTGTGCCTGGCAAACGCAATGGCGTGGCCGAGACCATGTGGAACCTGGTCCCCGTCAATTTTGTTCTCGAATAA